DNA sequence from the Malus sylvestris chromosome 10, drMalSylv7.2, whole genome shotgun sequence genome:
CATTTCTAATTGTGTAATTCGAACATTCTACTAGGCACATTGCTTCAGAGTGTACAACAAAGTCACTATGTTGGAATTGCCGGGAACCGGGTCACATGGCTAGTAACTGCCCAAATGAAGGCATTTGCCACACCTGTGGTAAGGCTGGACATCGCGCCAGAGACTGCACAGCTCCCCCAATGCCACCTGGGGACTTGAGGTTGTGCAACAACTGCTACAAGCAGGGTCATATTGCAGCTGACTGCACAAATGAGAAGGCATGTAACAACTGTAGGAAGACAGGCCACCTGGCACGTGATTGCCCGAATGAACCCATCTGCAACTTATGCAATGTATCTGGCCACGTGGCTAGACAGTGCCCTAGGGCCAATGCTTTGGGAGAGCGTGGaggtggaggaggtggtggtggtggtggaatgGGTGGACGCGGAGGCAGTTACCGTGACGTTGTATGTAGGAACTGCCAGCAACTTGGCCATATGAGCAGGGATTGCATGGGCCCCTTGATGATATGTCACAACTGTGGGGGACGAGGGCACCTGGCATACGAGTGCCCTTCTGGAAGATTCATGGACCGCTACCCCAGGAGGTACTGATAGGTGGAAGATCATATTCCGGCATTTACCTGTCATCTCGAGCAAGCATTTCCGGTTTAGGTTTTAGATTGAAGGTTGAAACTTTAAGAGCATGAGGAGTTGAATTGATGTTGTATTAGAAGATTATTTCGATTATTTCTGAACTTTCGGCAGTTACTGCAAATATAAACTGTTGTACGTAATTGCATTTTATGTTGTGACGCCTGCAGATTTTTGTTTCACTCTTGTTAGTACCCCTAATTTGTTCTTTTTATGGTCAACATGGTGATTTGGTGTTCGCTTGTATGAGTTATTAGGAAGCTTGTGAACTCGCTGAATCGGGCGGAATTCACTTCACGTGAGCGGCCACTTGAGTTTTCGGAGGattttgataaacttttttgtgTTAGTTTCTCTCTACATGTAATTGTCACTTCACGCGAGGGCCACTTGAGTTTTCGGGGCCtaagtgaaaacaaaaatacGGCTTTGTACTCTTGtattccattttttattttctttatcctAATTATATTATGCACCTTAAAAACTTCACAaataaaatcaaacaaatcGTATCGGTGATAAGGGATTCCAGTTCCTAAATACCCCATTTTTCAGAATGAGAGTTCTCTTGCAATTTCATTCCAAAAAAAATCGGAATTTCAACATCCAAAATTTTAAAACGAACTCTTAACAAGCTAATGTGCGGACCAACTGACCATTTTAAATCGTAGTGGTCGATTTAGTTTGGTTTTGACcaaagattgaaaaaaaaaaaattgattcccTCCATAAAAATAGTAGTTCTTACCTTCCTATATGAGTAGAAAAGAACTATTGAGAACATCCAAAATTTTTAACCGGAAGCTTAATAAGCTAACGTACGGATCAATTGGCCATTTTAAATCGTAGTGGccaatttggtttggttttgagcAAAGAAAAAGTCAAACAATCTAATTGAACGATAATGAATCGATTTACTTAcggttttaaatttttataaaccGAGAAGTCGTGACACTTAAGGTTGATGGAACATTGAAGTTATTGATCTTAATTTGAGTTATCATATATTAGTAGCTAAACTTTGAAGTTTGATGACATGTTGAAGTTTAAGATAGTTTGATGTGCTAGAATATGAAAATATGTAGAAAGGGTGATTACATGTTGGAGTTTTAGGCCCAAACCACTTGAATCAAAATCATTCAACATTGATTTGGTTAAGTTTTCTTggaaatttttgtcaaaatccaacaaattaaattattatatgTAATTTGCTAAGATAATAGACAATAAAGCCACTATCATGTGAAAAAGAATTTTGCGAAATTCGAGtttgaaaaaataattaaaacataaatttcatTATTCCAAGTAGTTAAATATTTATTATGAGCGATATTACTATTTTAAGTTCTATGCGAGAGAAAATTGCTAAAGGAAAACGGGGAGGGGGATTGCAACCCTCATATGGTGATAGTGATACCACATGAGACAAGAACTTACAATAGCGGGTAGTTCATGTTAGATTCTTGTATATAGGTATGTCAAATTGCTAGATTAGCATTACTCTTAACTTGTTAAACAGGAATTCGTTGATTTACTCAAACCGACCAATTAGTTAAGAGGTTACAAACGGATTTGCCGGTTATCAATCAAACTTGTTAAGAGCCTTAAGGCTTAATCTAAA
Encoded proteins:
- the LOC126584964 gene encoding zinc finger protein GIS2-like, whose protein sequence is MSSDSRSRSRSRSRSPLDRKIRSDRFSYRDAPYRRDGGRRGFSRDNLCKNCKRPGHFARECPNVAICHNCGLPGHIASECTTKSLCWNCREPGHMASNCPNEGICHTCGKAGHRARDCTAPPMPPGDLRLCNNCYKQGHIAADCTNEKACNNCRKTGHLARDCPNEPICNLCNVSGHVARQCPRANALGERGGGGGGGGGGMGGRGGSYRDVVCRNCQQLGHMSRDCMGPLMICHNCGGRGHLAYECPSGRFMDRYPRRY